The region TTAGATGTAGTACTATATATAATACTAGAACTTTGATAAGATAAAACATTATGAGCCTAAAATTAATTAGTTCAAATTTTTCTTACTCGTCATATCAAATGACCAGAATAGTCCCCTTTCATGGCTTCCTCTTCTAGTAATAAAGTCACCCTGAGACTTCTAATTGACACAAAGAATGAAAAGGTTTTATTGGCTTAAGCTTCCAAGCCTGACTTTTTCTTTATActgatattgattgatttgaAATTTGGAAGTTTCAAATCTTATCGATTACATATTATTGATTGATAGAGTTAAATATTATGATTGCAAGTGTAACAAAAACAAAGTGTATATCATGATCAAGTTAAATTGTCAAAATTTGCACCCACCATTTTCTCATGTGAGTATTATATGAATAAATCAAATGAGTAGAATAGTCCCCttgtaaccaaaagaaaagaaaaaaatagtccCTCTTGATGGCTTTCTTTCTCATAAACAAAATCATAATGGTGATAAAACGTGACCGTTTGAACCCATCAAGAGTTTAATCTGAGAAACCAAGTCCAATTAATATACCAAAATTTCCGATGAAACTTCTAATTGAGCCGAAGGATGAGAAGCTTCTCTTTGCGGAAGCTTCCAAAACGGTCGTTGACTTTCTCTTTAACCTGCTTCGCTTGCCTCTTGCAACTATGGTGAGGGACCGGAACAAGAATGTCATGGCGGGTAGCTTAGGCAATTTGTACCATAGTGTTGAAAATCTCATTACCACAGCTACATGGAAAAAATTCAATCTAAGTCTCCTCTTATAAATTCAATGGAAATCACTGACCTTCATTACGCAGCCGCTGAAAGTCGTAAAGTGCCATGTACTCAATGTGGTGGTGAACATGCCAAGATTGGGTTAGTGAAAGATATGGTATGTTTCATGGTCATGGACGATTAGGCCATTCAGCCCATGACAATAGAAAACGTTAAAACATTGCTCAATAAGTTCAATGTCAAAGACCTTGGTGCCTTGCAAGAAAAGGTCGTTTACTTAGGCATGTCTGAGGTATGTATGTCATTTGAGAAATTCTACTAACATTCACTTAACATCCTATTACAAACTGGTTTAAATTCATTAGAATATTGGTCGAGGAATCCACTCAATGAAATCTACaaccattaaaaaaaatgttaaaatgaGAGTTTGTCCCTTCCTCTTGTAACATAATTTGTTTAATTGACAagtgtttttatattttattttgttcgaGGCTTCTTTTCAATCCAAGACAGTTTTGACTAGTGTCttcttgaagaagaagaatattgTTGTTAAGGATGAAACATGATGGAGAAGGTGATGTGTCAAATTTTGGTTTCTTGTAGTTTTAGGGTTATCTTTTTTTTCCCCTGATTGGTCAATtttgttttctacttttttggGGAGGGGGTTTTTATCCTTTGCAACAATCGAGTCATGGACATGCAGGGTTATCTTATGCTGTCTGATCGGGATGATCACGGAGTGCTGGGGCAGCCAAGAGGGAAGAAGGGCTGGTGTGCTGACGAGCTGGGTgatcccgggaggggctcctgcaagggactccaatgccaaagtgaGTAGGGGAATCGAGTAAGTGGGTAGTGAGGTGAAGAGAATAACGTACCTTAGAATGAATGTGTTGCCTCCCTTATATACACGTTGGagtattagggttggagccatgcaacgtcatgcatggtccGTACCGGTGGACTAGGAGCCGTTGGATCCTTCTGCTCCTCCTGCTGCTaacagtgatccaacggccTAGAATCCCTAGGGACCCACctcccaaccaccctagttccGTAGGGTGGTGGGCCTAGGTCAACCTCTAGGTGGTGGGGTCCAGGTTCTTGGATCAGGGGGAGACGTCATCCTGCTTGTGGTACAGGGCCCGGACATCCCACCCTGGTCGTCCCCACGGGGCCTTCCCCAGGTAACCCTGATCGGGTACTAATCCTACCGAGGGTAGAGGTCGGTGTGTCTCCGTCCgtcccagaacagtagtcccccagcTCTGGTCCACTACTTTAGTGGGCCTGGAGCTTTAGGTGAGGCCCTCCTAGGTGAAGCTCGCTTGAGTGTTCTCCCGTCATTTTGGTCGGTCCCTGTCAGCCCTTACTGGAACAGTAGCCCCCCAGCTCTGCCTCACTGTATGAGTAAGGCGTGAGCTTTAGAGTTGTGTCCGGACGGTTGGAGGAGGTCGGTGTGTCTCCGTCCgtcccagaacagtagtcccccagcTCTGGTCCACTACTTTAGTGGGCCTGGAGCTTTAGGTGAGGCCCTCCTAGGTGAAGCTCGCTTGAGTGTTCTCCCGTCATTTTGGTCGGTCCCTGTCAGCCCTTACCGGAACACTGTCTAGTCttttaaaaaagagaaaaatttatgCACTTTGGTTTATTCCAAATGagtgatttcaaatttcaatgaaCCAGCAAAGTTGCACCTTGCACGGTAATGTTATGCTGGCTCGACAATTTTCCAACCATTTGATGTATATATAGTAGTATTATCCTATATTCCTATATCACAAATGGTTTAATATTTTTCACAATCATAAAATTTTCAATGTGTAATTAATTTCTGAAAGTTGAGCCTCTTGCACATGAAGAGCGTCTTAGTAGAATGTACATATTTCTCATGGAAAGGAGAATGGACCTTTCAGTGTTATATGAAAATTGTATTTACTATATCATGGTTTAAACTTTGAATGCTGccacaaaaccagaaaaaaataaaaatggggGGCGAAAACTTAATAAATTGAACAAGATTAACCTTCACTACAAAAATACACGTGGAAATTTTTAAGGAATTGAGGGACAAAGAAGGAAAACACTGGTGAATTCTTGTAATTCAGGCACTGAAAGGAATGCCATCTAAACTATCCCTATTTATGTACACAGATGTTACAACAACTCTTGGACTGTATTTTCTACAATTttcacaaaaatgaaaaataaaatacagtAATGAATAGGTTCTTTCATCATCCACCTTGAGACTGGGAGAGTGAAAAGAAGGTCCAATAAAAGAGCTGAATTAGTGTTTGATTCCACCACCTTACTCTCTTTGAAAGAATATGCATCCAGTCACAAATCCTCAAACCAACAAAACTCCAAATTCCAATCTTTCAAATCCTACACTATCCTGCTTCATCATTCCCATCCTTGCAATCTGCAAACCATCACCTGACACTGTTAAATTCAATCAGGTGCAGCAATCACCGGTGATTCAACTCAAGCAGAACATTACACAATTCTCACGAACAAACATTAGTTGTGCAATTTGCTCACATCACATGCTCCCATTCTAAACAAGCCGCCGATGTGGACGCATAGCCTTGCCAAAATGAGGTTGCATTAATCGGCCATACAGACCATTCTTTGCCATCAATGAATCATGAGTCCCCTCCTCAACTATCCGTCCTCCGTTAAGAACAACAATGTTGTCCACATGCCTCATCATAGCAGCCCTGTGTGCTATTAGAATAGTGGTTTTGTTTCCCATTATTAGAGTGTCTAATGCCTCTTGCACCACTCTGCTTGATTCAGATTCAATTGATGAACTAGCTTCATCCAACAACAAGATAGGTGCATTTTTTAGCACTACCCTTGCAATTGCAATCCTCTGTTTCTGTCCTGGAGTTAAGTCAACACCTCTCATCCCAACATGAGTGTCATAACCATGAGGCAAGCTACTAATGAAATGATGCGCATTTGCTATTCTTGCGGCCTCTTTTATTTCAGCTTCACTGGCAGTATGTCTGGCATATATGATATTTTCCCTTACAGTTGTCGAGAAGATAATAGGTTCCTGCTGAACCAGACCAAGGTGGCTTCTCAACCATCTCAAGTTATACAGTTTTAAATCTCTCCCATCTAGTAAAACTTGACCAGCAACTGGATCATAAAATCTCTGCATCAAAGATATTATAGTGCTTTTTCCTGACCCTGAAGCTCCCACAACAGCAATTGTTTGCCCCCCACTGACTTTGAGACTAAAATTGCTCAATACCAAGACTTCTGGCCTAGAAGGATAACAAAAATCAACATTTTTCAACTCAATGCTTCCATATACATTAGGTGGCTTCAATGCTTCATTGTCATCAGGATCAATTTTAGGCACGCGATCTATGATTTCAAATACTGAAATGAGAGATTTTCTTCGCTTGAGTATGTAAGGAGCCAGTCCAAAGGGTTCCACAAGCGCAAATGTAGCAAATGAGAAAATCATGTACTCCTTGATCGCAGTGGGAGTATCCGCATAATCTCTATGTACACATATTGCAGTGTACCAAAGTAGAAGGGCATTACAGGCAAAAAGTAGAAACTGTGTAAGGCCAAATGCAAAACCAATGGCCAGTCCGTGAAGAAAACTCtgcttaaatattttatttaactgCAGCCTGTAGAGTTCCATCACCTTATTACCAGCACAAAATGCAACAACGGTGTAAATATTTCTGACTGCATCTTCAAGAACCAAAGATGCCTTTTGGTGCATTTCCTGGATGCCCCTTGAAAATCCAGCAAGCCACAATTTCTGCAGTGTTTAAGAAAATGCCTTAACACATGCATAATGCaaacaataaaatcaaatacCCCAAATCATAGTACTTAGCCagcattattatttattaagtCATTCATGTATTTGGCAAAAGCAGGTCCGGAAGTGTAGTAATTGAAAATTAAACATAAAACAACATAAATAAGAATGTCAGTGCATAAAAATGGAACCCCAGTAAAAAGGAGGTAAAATAGCATTCAATCATGATAAATTTGATACTGTAAGGCAATAGCATGCATCAGAACTCTGATCTCTTAAGAAGAGATAAAGTCTGATGACAAATAGAATAAGCAATAGACACTGCCAAATTATACTCATTACAATCATTAAATGAgtaacttaaacatgaaaagaTGTTATAGTTACTGCAATGCCATGGATCATTTCaatatcaattttgttaaaacaAACACAACTGAATGCTAATTTAGCGTTCTACATTAAGGAATCATCAATGACTTTAATTTCAGTGAATGAAACACAATTTGTGTGCTTTAGAGAGATGCAGGCATACTCAGATGAAAAATTACCAATTTTACTTTTTAACTTTTCCTTCTTAAACATTAGCAAGTCTCATACATACCCAGACTCCTAGACATCTCGAGGATTTtggatttgttatttttttcttcataattcTTAAGGCAAAGGAGACCCCCCCCCCAACTATAAATTGGTCACTACTGGCATATTATCCAACAAACTTGGCTTCCGATGAATGAAACAAATGGGAAAATAATGATAAAAGGCCATCTATACGATGCATTTGGAACTAAAATCACACAATTCAGGATTGGCATCCACAATTCATTTTTCATCCATGATATGAACTGATCTAGAAATTATGAATTCCAAAATCACTGAATTTCGCAAGAGGCAAAATTTTCCACAAATTGAGTTCAcacgaaaaataaataaaagcttAACCCATCAGCTAGAGAACCACAAGAGCAGGCGCAAACCTGGGCAACAGCAGAAACACAGAGAATTGGAAGTGTTGCTAAAGCCACAAGTGCTAATCGCCAGTGCAGCAAAACACCAATGAGAAAAGCAACAATAACTGCCGCACTGTCCTGTACAAATATGGAAAGTCGGTTACTGAAAGCAGCTCGCACAAATGTCGCATCATTGGCCAAGCGCATGGATAAATTGTCAGCACTATTTTCTTCTAAATCGAACCATCCAGTTTCATTGCGTAGCATGGCTGCCATGTTATGTAAATAGGTCAAAGTACAGCTCAAAAGTCCAgattgtttataaaaaaaattactgcAAAAGGAAGTACGAACCTGAGAACATCATTCTCCTAACTCTTTCTGTCATTTTCTCCCCCATAATACCAAAGTAGAAATGTTGTAAGAAGTTGGCAATGACGGTCACAATACCAATACAAGCAATGAGCAAGCACCATTTGTCTATCTCCCCTTGCAAGTGATGAGTTTCATCAATTTTGTTGTAAGCTGTCACCACCAGGCCAATGACATAAGCAAGAAGAGGATTGAAGGAACCAAAGATAGCAGCACCTATGCTTCCTAACACCGCATAAAGCCACTCTGCAAAACTAAGCTCTGCCAACCTCCAAATTGAGGGTTGTTCTTGATGCAGTGTATCCTTTGTTGCATTTGCTTTCACTGGAAAATCATCAGAATAACTATCTGGTCTGCTAAAAGTCTGTGAATGGGAGCGTTCATTTTTAGGATCAGATGTTAAAAGAGGTGAAACAGGGGATTCAGGGTCAGAACCATTTGATGTTTGTCGATGCAAAGACTGAACATCAATCTTCGGTAAGTCTGGTAGTCTCATTTCGAAACTATCCTGCCTTTTTATTGATGGCTCTTTATCTTCTGCCTCCAAAGACTGACCATTTTCCATCATCTTCTCGGGTGGTGGGCTCCGAACTTTGGGTGATTCTTGTGAGTTAAAGAAGCCCTCTGAAGGCCGAAATACTGCAGATATTCTTTGAAGAGAGGGTGATTTCACCATTCTAGGGGATGATGGTTCGTTGAAGCTATGATTTTCTGAAGAATCTTTCTCAATTTGGAAAGCTGCAGTCTCCTTGTAGTTTCGAACAGGCATCCTGCTTACATACCAATGGTGAAAACTCGTTATTTTAAGCAcactaaatattaaatattatagtTCAATGATGTTTAAATGAACTAAAATGTAGCATAATTATTATTAGTTTATTATTGctataaattattttcataacagGCGTCACTTTCTCCATAAACAAATTATAGTGCATGGCAGGGGCAGAAGCATGATTCGGTGCAATATTAGACCTCTTGGGAAGTTTTGTGGCCTCTTCAGATCGAAGAAGCTCTGCATATA is a window of Lotus japonicus ecotype B-129 chromosome 5, LjGifu_v1.2 DNA encoding:
- the LOC130721312 gene encoding ABC transporter B family member 20-like, giving the protein MVSRGLFGWSPPHMQPLTPVSEVSEPPESPSPFMDFGAETSASQQVEEDEEMEEQEEDEPPPAAVPFSRLFACADRLDWVLMVVGSVAAAAHGTALVVYLHYFAKVLQVPMQEDQFPRFKELALNIVYIAGGVFVAGWIEVSCWILTGERQTAVIRSKYVRVLLNQDMSFFDTYGNNGDIVSQVLSDVLLIQSALSEKVGNYVHNMATFFSGLVIAFINCWQIALITLATGPFIVAAGGISNIFLHRLAENIQDAYAEAASIAEQAVSYIRTLYAFTNETLAKYSYATSLQATLRYGILISLVQGLGLGFTYGLAICSCALQLWVGRLLVVHGKAHGGEIVAALFAVILSGLGLNQAATNFYSFDQGRIAAYRLFEMISRSSSSSNHEGSSPASVQGNIEFRNVYFSYLSRPEIPILSGFYLTVPAKKTVALVGRNGSGKSSIIPLMERFYDPTLGEVLLDGENIKNLKLEWLRSQIGLVTQEPALLSLSIKDNIAYGRETTSDQIEEAAKIAHAHTFISSLDKGYDTQVGRAGLALTEEQKIKLSIARAVLLNPSILLLDEVTGGLDFEAERSVQDALDLLMLGRSTIIIARRLSLIKNADYIAVMEEGQLVEMGTHDELLTLDGLYAELLRSEEATKLPKRMPVRNYKETAAFQIEKDSSENHSFNEPSSPRMVKSPSLQRISAVFRPSEGFFNSQESPKVRSPPPEKMMENGQSLEAEDKEPSIKRQDSFEMRLPDLPKIDVQSLHRQTSNGSDPESPVSPLLTSDPKNERSHSQTFSRPDSYSDDFPVKANATKDTLHQEQPSIWRLAELSFAEWLYAVLGSIGAAIFGSFNPLLAYVIGLVVTAYNKIDETHHLQGEIDKWCLLIACIGIVTVIANFLQHFYFGIMGEKMTERVRRMMFSAMLRNETGWFDLEENSADNLSMRLANDATFVRAAFSNRLSIFVQDSAAVIVAFLIGVLLHWRLALVALATLPILCVSAVAQKLWLAGFSRGIQEMHQKASLVLEDAVRNIYTVVAFCAGNKVMELYRLQLNKIFKQSFLHGLAIGFAFGLTQFLLFACNALLLWYTAICVHRDYADTPTAIKEYMIFSFATFALVEPFGLAPYILKRRKSLISVFEIIDRVPKIDPDDNEALKPPNVYGSIELKNVDFCYPSRPEVLVLSNFSLKVSGGQTIAVVGASGSGKSTIISLMQRFYDPVAGQVLLDGRDLKLYNLRWLRSHLGLVQQEPIIFSTTVRENIIYARHTASEAEIKEAARIANAHHFISSLPHGYDTHVGMRGVDLTPGQKQRIAIARVVLKNAPILLLDEASSSIESESSRVVQEALDTLIMGNKTTILIAHRAAMMRHVDNIVVLNGGRIVEEGTHDSLMAKNGLYGRLMQPHFGKAMRPHRRLV